The Sphingomonas carotinifaciens genomic sequence GCTGGGTCATCAGCCGGCGGACCTGCATCCGGGTGATGGCGCTCGGCGTCACAATCGCGATGGCGCTGGCACGGGGAAAGCCGCGAAGCTGCTCATGGATCACCGACGCGCCGACTTGGGATTGCACCGGGCTGGCCGTCATGTCCATGCGCAGGAGATAGCCTGGCTTGAAGCGTTCCGCGGCGAAGCGATGAAGCACCTCGCGGGCATAATCGGCGGCGCTTTCGCGTGTGAACTGTCCCATCCAGGCGATATCCAACAAATTGATATCGTGGCGGAAGGTGATGGTATGCATCCCTCCCTTCTGGTCAACGCCGGTTGCCAAACCGCTAATGCGGGGCATGGAGACAGGATCGCGTGCCTTCGCACCTCGCCGGTAAGCGAAAGGCCGACGGAAGACCCCTTCCGCCGGCCCCGGCGGCGCCCCCGGGAGTTCGGGCGCCGATGCATCCCCTATACGCTGCCGCGAACCATTTGATCCTGACAGGCACATGAACTTTACGTCATGTTGCAACGTCGGTCAGTTGCCGTCGAGGATCGCGCTCACCGCCCGACCGACCTCTGCCATGTCCGCCATGCCGTCGACACGCCGCACCAGCCCGCGTGCTTCGTAGATCGGCAGGATCGGCGCGGTCTTGGCACGATATTCGGCCATTCGCGTGCGCACCGTTTCGGCATTGTCGTCGGGGCGGCGCTTGAACTCGGTTGCGCCGCAGACATCGCAAACGCCCGCGACCGCGGTCGGCTTGAAGCTGTCGTGATAACCGGTGCCGCAATTGGCGCAGGTGAAGCGGCCGGTGATCCGCTCGACCAGCGCATCCTCGTCCACCTCAAGCTCGATCACATAGTCGAGCGCACGCCCGCGCTCGTCGAGCAGCAGGTCCAGCGCCTCTGCCTGCGCCGCGGTCCGGGGATAGCCGTCGAAGATCGCCCCGCCCTTGGCGTCCGCCTCGTCCAGCCGCTCGCCGATCAGCGCGGAGACGATCGCATCCGACACCAGCTCGCCCGCATCCATGACCGCCTTTGCCTGCAGACCGACCGGCGTACCGGCCTTTACCGCGGCCCGCAGCATGTCCCCCGTCGACAACTGCACCATGCCCCGCTCCGCAACCAACCGCTGCGCCTGCGTCCCCTTGCCCGCCCCCGGCGGCCCCAACAGGATGATGTTCACGCGCGTCTTCCCCTTCCGATTATGCTGGACGGCGCCGCCTCAGCGGAGACGCCCGCCCTTCAGCTTCGCCTTCTTGATCAGATCGCCATATTGATGCGCCAGCAAGTGGCTCTGGATCTGCGTCACGGTGTCCATCGTCACGTTGACCACGATCAGCAGGCTCGTGCCGCCCAGATAGAACGGGATCTGCAACGCGGAGACGAGATATTCCGGCAACAGACAGATGATCGTCAGATAGGCCGCGCCGATCACGGTAATCCGGGTCAGCACGTAATCCAGATAGGTCTCGGTGTTCTTGCCCGGGCGGATGCCGGGAATGAACCCACCATAGCGCTTCAGGTTGTCCGCAGTTTCTTCCGGGTTGAACACGACCGCGGTGTAGAAGAATGAGAAGAAGATGATACCGGCGCCGTATAGCAGCATGTAAACCGGCGAGCCGTGCTGCAGATACTGGTTCAGGCTGATGATGAAATCGCCCCAGGCACTCTCACCCGCCACGCGCTGTCCCGCGAATTGCGAGATGGTCAGCGGCATCAACAGCAGCGATGACGCGAAGATTGGAGGGATCACGCCCGCGGTATTCAGCTTCAGCGGCAGGTGGCTGCGGTCGGCCTGCATGCCGCGCTGCGTCGCGCGCTTGGGATATTGGATCAGGATGCGACGCTGTGCCCGTTCCATGAAGCAGATGAACAGGATCAGCACGATCACCGCCACGATAATACCGATCAGGCGCAGCGGATCGATGCTGCCCGAGCGGCCACCCTCCAGCAAATTGATCAGCGTAGTCGGAAGGTGGGCGACGATGCCGGCCATGATGATCAGCGACACGCCGTTGCCGATGCCGCGACTGGTAATCTGCTCACCCAGCCACATCAGGAACATCGTACCGCCGATCAGCGACACGACCGCAGCGATGCGGAAGGTAAAGCCCGGCTCGATCACCGCCTGCACGCCGGAATTGGCGCCCAGCGCCTCCAAACCGACAGCGATGAAATAGCCCTGGATCGCCGTCAGCAACACGGTGCCGTAACGCGTATACTGGTTAAGCTTCTTGCGACCGCTCTCACCTTCCTTCTTGATCGCGGCAAGCTGCGGGCTGAGCGAGGTCGCGAGCTGCACCACGATCGAGGCGGTGATGTACGGCATCACGCCCAGCGCGATCAGCGACATGCGGCTCAGCGAACCGCCGGAGAAGGTGTTGAAGAAGTCGAGCACGCCACCGCTGGTGCGCTGGCTGAGGATGCCCAGCGCAGTCGGGTCGACGCCCGGGAGCGGAACATAGCTGAGCAGGCGGAAGACGATCAGCACGCCGATCGTGAACCACAGCCGCTTCTTGAGGTCGGTGGCCTTGGCGAATTTCGCCAGGCTGATGCTTTGCGCCATCTGGTCGGCTGCGGATGCCATAAGCTGCGTTTATCCTGGAAACGAAAAGCGGCGGGATGCGTTTTGACCCGCCCCGCCGCTCATATAGGCAGCCGAGCCGCCTTGTCTAATGGTTGCCGGTCAAAGCGCGACAACCCGGATGCGACGGCCCGACACTGAATGCCCCGGCGTGGCACCGGGGCAACAGCGGCTTACTTGGCCTTGCGGGCAGCCTTGACGGTGCCCTTCTTGGCGGCAGCCTTCTCGGCGGCAGGCACCACCTTGATGACTTCCACCGCGCCGCCGGCCTTTTCCACCGCTTCGCGGGCGCTGCCCGACACGCCGGCGACCAGGAAGGACAGCTTCGTG encodes the following:
- a CDS encoding adenylate kinase, giving the protein MNIILLGPPGAGKGTQAQRLVAERGMVQLSTGDMLRAAVKAGTPVGLQAKAVMDAGELVSDAIVSALIGERLDEADAKGGAIFDGYPRTAAQAEALDLLLDERGRALDYVIELEVDEDALVERITGRFTCANCGTGYHDSFKPTAVAGVCDVCGATEFKRRPDDNAETVRTRMAEYRAKTAPILPIYEARGLVRRVDGMADMAEVGRAVSAILDGN
- the secY gene encoding preprotein translocase subunit SecY, whose amino-acid sequence is MASAADQMAQSISLAKFAKATDLKKRLWFTIGVLIVFRLLSYVPLPGVDPTALGILSQRTSGGVLDFFNTFSGGSLSRMSLIALGVMPYITASIVVQLATSLSPQLAAIKKEGESGRKKLNQYTRYGTVLLTAIQGYFIAVGLEALGANSGVQAVIEPGFTFRIAAVVSLIGGTMFLMWLGEQITSRGIGNGVSLIIMAGIVAHLPTTLINLLEGGRSGSIDPLRLIGIIVAVIVLILFICFMERAQRRILIQYPKRATQRGMQADRSHLPLKLNTAGVIPPIFASSLLLMPLTISQFAGQRVAGESAWGDFIISLNQYLQHGSPVYMLLYGAGIIFFSFFYTAVVFNPEETADNLKRYGGFIPGIRPGKNTETYLDYVLTRITVIGAAYLTIICLLPEYLVSALQIPFYLGGTSLLIVVNVTMDTVTQIQSHLLAHQYGDLIKKAKLKGGRLR
- a CDS encoding STAS/SEC14 domain-containing protein gives rise to the protein MHTITFRHDINLLDIAWMGQFTRESAADYAREVLHRFAAERFKPGYLLRMDMTASPVQSQVGASVIHEQLRGFPRASAIAIVTPSAITRMQVRRLMTQPYLQVFDTAEPALEWLLAGDSARTSPGISSGVAGAL